A region of the Ranitomeya imitator isolate aRanImi1 chromosome 5, aRanImi1.pri, whole genome shotgun sequence genome:
AGGTGGACAGGAAGCCAAGTACAGTTAGCAGTGGTCCTGGACACCGCCGGAAAAAAAAAGATTGGTTAGCAGGTAACAGATGTACTGGAGACCGCAGGCGGACAGGAGACCAGTACAGTTAGCAGTGGTCCTAGAGGTTGCTGGAAAACAAAAGATCGGTTGGCAGGTAGCAGATGTACTGGAGACCGCAGGCAGACAGGAAACCGGGAACAGGTAACAGCAGTCCTGAAGGTTGCAAACATACAGAATTCCAGAATACTAAAAGTCTTAATACCAAGCCACAGTTGTGTGTCTTGGTAGGCCTTTTATAGGTCCAGGCAGATGATCATATGGGATCACACTGGGCCATCAGCAAAACCTGACGTAGAGTATGACAGAGTTCAGCGGACCACTGTAAGGGAAGCAAAGCACAAATCCGGGACGGGACAAGTGAGTAACATTACTTATTCTTAGAATAGGTGATTACTTGTTTATCCTATTGCTCCATTCTATCTCTATACGACTGTGAGATATGGCCAAGTTCAGCCTTTGTCTATCTTTATCAGtcccataaagaatgaatggagtgaTGTTGCTCATGCCTGGCAGCTACTTCATTCAGAAGGGACATTTCAGAACCTCGGTCTTGGGCCCCATGGATAGGCGATAATGTTTATAGATTGTAATAACCCTTAACCCTTGTTTTAGATTCTACAACTGAAAGCGCGAGTAGGACACCTTGCGTATTTTATGTCATGATCTTtaatattttgattatttttttggtTTCTCAGGATGTCATTTTCCACCAAAACAATGACAGTCCAGAAGCAGAAATCCGCACATCTCAGTGGACTCTGGCGTTGGTACATATATGCAATCCATGGACTTTTATGTGAAATATTGTTTACAGCAACCTGGGATTTGGCTGCCACCTCCAGCTGGAAACTGATCGGTGTCAGCAGTATTTGGGCGATTTTTATATATGGAACTGCAATATTCGTCATAGAGAAAATGTCACTCTATCTGGATGGAAAATGTCATCTTCTTATTAGATGTCTCCTATACACTCTCTGGACATATGCCTGGGAGTTCTCCACTGGTTTTCTACTAAAGTTATTTAATTCCTGTCCTTGGGATTACTCTCATTTCAGTGGAAACTTTATGGGGCTCATTACTATGGAGTATGCAATACCTTGGTATTTTGGCTGCATAATAGCCGAACAAGTGGTGATCAAAAATACACTTAGACTAAAATTCCTCAAGAATTGCCAGAAAAAATGCAAAGACCA
Encoded here:
- the TMEM229B gene encoding transmembrane protein 229B, producing the protein MSFSTKTMTVQKQKSAHLSGLWRWYIYAIHGLLCEILFTATWDLAATSSWKLIGVSSIWAIFIYGTAIFVIEKMSLYLDGKCHLLIRCLLYTLWTYAWEFSTGFLLKLFNSCPWDYSHFSGNFMGLITMEYAIPWYFGCIIAEQVVIKNTLRLKFLKNCQKKCKDQ